A section of the Nitrospinaceae bacterium genome encodes:
- a CDS encoding cupin — protein MTLDLKKGVTRIRAGKEIMTRQKIPYFTGISRESAGAQGISMNLVVIPAGAKGDPHYHKDFETAIYILEGQVDNRYGENLKESVLTQKGDFLFIPPGVPHQPVNLSVTEPAIAIVSRNDPNEMENVVMYKAEEDK, from the coding sequence ATGACACTGGATCTGAAAAAAGGCGTGACCCGCATCCGCGCGGGAAAAGAAATCATGACCCGGCAGAAAATCCCGTATTTCACCGGAATCTCCAGGGAATCTGCAGGGGCTCAGGGTATTTCCATGAATCTGGTGGTCATTCCTGCCGGAGCCAAAGGCGACCCGCATTACCATAAAGATTTTGAAACCGCGATCTACATTCTGGAAGGCCAGGTCGACAACCGCTATGGAGAAAACCTGAAAGAATCCGTCTTGACCCAAAAAGGCGATTTCCTGTTCATCCCGCCGGGAGTCCCGCATCAACCGGTCAATCTGAGCGTGACCGAGCCCGCTATCGCCATCGTTTCCAGAAATGATCCCAACGAGATGGAAAACGTGGTGATGTACAAAGCAGAGGAAGACAAATAA
- the dapF gene encoding diaminopimelate epimerase, producing the protein MAIKFTKMSGSGNDFVVIDNRVPVVADEAKRDFASRVCAPKTSVGADGVIFIENSDVADFKWDFYNNDGSSAEMCGNGGRCVARYAYENKIAPSNLSFETTAGIITAEVSGHTVKVKLTKPADFIQNIDIDLNGVAYNVDSINTGVPHAIVYADDLEAVDIQAVGHAIRFHPKFAPAGTNVDWVQKKNGNALSIRTYERGIEGETLACGTGAVASALLASYRKQVKPPVEVKTRGGDILKIHFNPSDKLIEDVYLEGPAKITFEGTLVEL; encoded by the coding sequence GTGGCAATCAAGTTTACAAAAATGAGTGGCAGTGGCAATGATTTTGTCGTCATCGACAACCGCGTTCCAGTTGTGGCTGATGAAGCCAAACGCGATTTTGCGAGCAGGGTCTGTGCGCCAAAAACATCTGTTGGGGCGGACGGTGTGATCTTCATTGAAAATTCCGATGTGGCCGATTTCAAATGGGATTTTTATAACAATGACGGCAGTTCCGCTGAAATGTGCGGTAATGGCGGACGCTGTGTGGCCCGCTACGCCTATGAAAATAAAATTGCGCCCAGTAATTTGTCGTTTGAGACCACAGCGGGAATCATCACCGCTGAAGTGAGCGGACACACGGTGAAGGTCAAACTGACGAAGCCTGCGGATTTCATACAGAATATCGACATCGATTTGAACGGCGTCGCCTATAACGTGGACAGCATCAACACCGGGGTTCCGCATGCCATCGTCTACGCGGATGACCTGGAAGCGGTGGACATTCAGGCTGTCGGACACGCGATCCGTTTTCACCCGAAATTCGCCCCGGCGGGAACCAATGTGGACTGGGTGCAGAAAAAAAACGGCAACGCCTTGAGCATTCGCACCTACGAGCGGGGCATCGAAGGCGAAACCCTGGCCTGTGGAACCGGGGCGGTTGCGTCGGCTTTGCTGGCGTCTTACCGGAAACAGGTGAAGCCCCCTGTCGAGGTCAAAACCCGCGGCGGGGACATTCTCAAAATTCATTTCAATCCTTCCGACAAGCTGATTGAAGATGTCTACCTTGAAGGGCCTGCGAAGATCACCTTCGAGGGCACCCTCGTTGAATTGTAA
- the dapB1 gene encoding 4-hydroxy-tetrahydrodipicolinate reductase codes for MTKILVIGAAGRMGRTIVSCIEDTEGVELSGGTENPGNSSVGSDVGELAGIGKKNIAVGDCLETAVKSCDVVIDFTTPDCSMETFRVAVDHIKPLVIGTTGFSASQKQQIQKWLKRTRCVMAPNMSIGVNVLFKVVRDMAQALGDAYDVEIVEAHHKFKKDAPSGTAVRISEIVAEALHRNIEEVGVYGRQGITERTPKEIGVHTLRAGDIVGEHRVLFGGMGENLEIFHRAQSRETFARGAVRAAQWLVNQPVGLYDMQDVLGFRKK; via the coding sequence TTGACCAAAATTCTTGTGATCGGAGCCGCCGGCCGGATGGGACGGACTATCGTTTCCTGTATCGAGGACACGGAAGGAGTCGAGTTATCCGGCGGAACGGAAAACCCTGGCAACTCCAGTGTTGGAAGTGATGTGGGCGAGTTGGCGGGGATTGGTAAGAAAAATATTGCGGTTGGGGATTGCCTTGAGACGGCGGTGAAATCCTGTGATGTGGTCATCGATTTCACCACACCGGATTGCAGTATGGAAACGTTTCGGGTTGCGGTGGACCACATCAAGCCGCTGGTCATAGGGACCACCGGATTTTCAGCGTCCCAGAAACAACAGATTCAGAAATGGCTCAAACGGACCCGATGCGTGATGGCGCCGAACATGAGTATCGGGGTCAATGTCTTGTTCAAAGTGGTTCGGGACATGGCGCAAGCTCTGGGTGACGCCTACGATGTGGAAATTGTGGAGGCCCATCACAAGTTCAAGAAGGACGCTCCCAGCGGCACGGCGGTACGCATCTCGGAAATTGTCGCCGAGGCTCTACACCGAAACATCGAGGAAGTGGGCGTTTACGGGCGACAAGGGATTACTGAGCGTACGCCTAAGGAGATCGGGGTTCACACGCTTCGGGCGGGAGATATCGTCGGCGAGCATCGTGTGCTGTTTGGCGGAATGGGGGAGAACCTTGAAATTTTCCACCGCGCCCAGAGCCGGGAAACGTTTGCCCGTGGCGCCGTCAGGGCGGCTCAATGGCTCGTCAACCAGCCGGTCGGGCTGTACGATATGCAAGACGTGTTGGGTTTCCGGAAGAAGTGA
- the dapA gene encoding 4-hydroxy-tetrahydrodipicolinate synthase has product MFEGSLVAIVTPFKNGKVDEKALRELIEFQIAGGTQGIVPCGTTGESATLSHEEHDKVIGITVDACKGRAKVLAGTGSNSTWEAAELTQHAQKAGVDGSLQITPYYNKPSQEGLFQHFSSLAKETDLPIILYNVPGRTSVNMLPETVKRLSGIDNIVGIKEASGSLTQISEVISLCGKDFTVLSGDDPLLWPILAIGGKGVISVTANVLPEKVSQLCHAAENGDGDQARALHYELMEINETLFIDTNPVPVKTALALMGKMGDELRSPLSPLSKENAVRLKSVLKKYSLIS; this is encoded by the coding sequence ATGTTTGAAGGATCCCTGGTTGCCATCGTCACACCCTTCAAAAATGGCAAAGTCGACGAGAAGGCGCTGAGAGAATTGATCGAGTTTCAGATCGCAGGCGGCACACAGGGAATCGTCCCCTGTGGAACAACGGGGGAGTCTGCTACGTTGAGCCACGAGGAGCACGATAAAGTCATTGGCATCACCGTGGATGCGTGTAAAGGCCGGGCGAAAGTGTTGGCCGGGACGGGATCTAATTCCACCTGGGAAGCGGCTGAGTTGACTCAGCACGCCCAGAAGGCCGGCGTGGATGGATCGTTGCAGATCACGCCATATTACAACAAGCCGAGTCAGGAAGGGTTGTTTCAACATTTTTCCTCACTCGCCAAAGAGACCGATCTGCCGATCATTTTATATAATGTTCCGGGCAGAACTTCGGTGAACATGCTTCCGGAGACGGTAAAACGTTTGTCCGGGATCGACAACATCGTGGGAATCAAGGAAGCTTCCGGGTCTTTAACGCAGATCAGCGAGGTCATTTCTCTATGCGGCAAGGATTTCACCGTTCTTTCCGGAGACGATCCTTTGCTTTGGCCCATTCTGGCGATTGGAGGAAAAGGCGTCATCTCGGTGACGGCGAACGTGCTTCCCGAGAAGGTTTCCCAATTATGCCATGCGGCAGAAAACGGAGACGGGGACCAGGCACGGGCTCTGCATTATGAACTGATGGAGATCAATGAGACGCTGTTCATCGACACCAATCCGGTTCCTGTGAAGACGGCTCTGGCTCTCATGGGAAAAATGGGGGACGAATTGAGATCCCCGTTATCGCCGCTTTCAAAGGAAAATGCCGTCCGGTTGAAATCTGTGTTGAAAAAGTACTCATTGATTTCTTAG